In Candidatus Cloacimonadota bacterium, one DNA window encodes the following:
- a CDS encoding (Fe-S)-binding protein: MDPKKNITEEINEEIREVLLEEGAEGIYKCYQCGKCTSICPWFQVGLYDFPVYRFSLETAMGMVASSEDKDELAKEIDKIYRCVGCEACVDQCPHGIDTPKILRAARRLLVDFGSYPEVLKSTVQKIHNVGNPFGEPIEKRADWAKDIDVPEFQEGMEYLYFPGCLPAYDSRNQNVARATAKILQKIGISFGILGIKEHCCGEAIRRIGAEQVFKEVCNANIKEFSNSGVKRVLVSSPHCYTTFKYEYPEFGADFETLHITQFLSKLIDEGKIEPKKEFKKKVVYHDPCTLGRKNNIYEEPRNILKNIPALKFLEVENFNRNLSVCCGAGSGGLWMEWDKDERIANVRLKQLIDTGAEVIAVACPYCLQMFEETLKSMKTDIQVLDVTEILYESI, from the coding sequence TTGGATCCTAAAAAAAACATAACAGAAGAAATTAATGAGGAGATTCGGGAAGTTCTGCTCGAAGAAGGAGCGGAAGGGATCTATAAATGTTATCAATGCGGAAAATGTACGAGTATTTGTCCCTGGTTCCAAGTTGGTCTTTACGATTTTCCTGTCTATCGTTTTTCATTGGAAACAGCAATGGGAATGGTTGCCAGCAGCGAAGATAAAGATGAACTGGCAAAAGAAATAGATAAAATATATCGTTGTGTCGGTTGCGAAGCTTGTGTGGATCAATGTCCTCACGGAATCGATACTCCAAAAATATTACGAGCTGCGAGAAGGTTGCTGGTTGATTTCGGTTCCTATCCGGAAGTCTTGAAATCGACTGTTCAGAAAATTCATAATGTGGGAAATCCTTTTGGTGAACCGATAGAGAAAAGAGCCGATTGGGCAAAAGACATTGATGTTCCCGAATTTCAGGAAGGAATGGAATATTTGTATTTTCCGGGTTGCTTACCAGCATATGATTCGAGAAATCAAAATGTTGCTCGAGCAACTGCTAAAATTCTTCAAAAAATAGGAATCTCATTTGGTATTTTAGGGATAAAAGAACATTGTTGTGGAGAAGCAATTCGACGAATTGGAGCAGAACAGGTTTTTAAAGAAGTCTGTAATGCCAATATCAAAGAATTTTCCAATTCCGGAGTGAAAAGAGTTCTGGTCAGTTCTCCTCATTGTTATACGACTTTCAAATATGAATATCCTGAATTCGGTGCGGATTTTGAAACGCTTCATATCACTCAATTTTTATCCAAACTTATCGATGAAGGAAAGATCGAACCAAAAAAAGAATTTAAGAAAAAAGTCGTTTATCACGATCCATGTACTTTAGGCAGGAAAAACAATATTTATGAAGAACCGAGAAATATCTTGAAAAATATTCCTGCTTTGAAATTCTTGGAAGTTGAAAACTTTAATCGGAATTTAAGTGTGTGTTGCGGAGCCGGAAGCGGCGGTTTATGGATGGAATGGGATAAAGATGAACGGATCGCCAATGTCCGTCTGAAACAGCTGATCGATACCGGAGCAGAAGTGATTGCGGTTGCCTGTCCGTATTGTTTGCAGATGTTCGAGGAGACTTTGAAATCAATGAAAACCGATATTCAGGTTTTGGATGTGACGGAGATTTTATATGAGTCGATTTGA